The Anguilla anguilla isolate fAngAng1 chromosome 4, fAngAng1.pri, whole genome shotgun sequence genome has a window encoding:
- the LOC118225050 gene encoding regulator of nonsense transcripts 1 isoform X4, whose translation MSVEAYGPSSQTLTFLDTEEAELLGADTQGSEFEFTDFTLPSQTQTQGQTQSQLDNQVNGPDGVLQNGGVDDGVAKTSQLLAELNFEEDEEDTYYTKDLPVHACSYCGIHDPACVVYCNTSKKWFCNGRGNTSGSHIVNHLVRAKCKEVTLHKDGPLGETVLECYNCGCRNVFLLGFIPAKADSVVVLLCRQPCASQSSLKDINWDSSQWQPLIQDRCFLSWLVKIPSEQEQLRARQITAQQINKLEELWKENPTATLEDLEKPGVDEEPQHVLLRYEDAYQYQNIFGPLVKLEADYDKKLKESQTQDNITVRWDLGLNKKRIAYFTLPKTDSDMRLMQGDEICLRYKGDLAPLWKGIGHVIKVPDNYGDEIAIELRSSVGAPVEVPHNFQVDFVWKSTSFDRMQSALKTFAVDETSVSGYIYHKLLGHEVEDVIIKCQLPKRFTAQGLPDLNHSQVYAVKTVLQRPLSLIQGPPGTGKTVTSATIVYHLARQGNGPVLVCAPSNIAVDQLTEKIHQTGLKVVRLCAKSREAIDSPVSFLALHNQIRNMDSMPELQKLQQLKDETGELSSADEKRYRALKRTAERELLMNADVICCTCVGAGDPRLAKMQFRSILIDESTQATEPECMVPVVLGAKQLILVGDHCQLGPVVMCKKAAKAGLSQSLFERLVVLGIRPIRLQVQYRMHPALSAFPSNIFYEGSLQNGVTAADRIKKGFDFQWPQPDKPMFFYVTQGQEEIASSGTSYLNRTEAANVEKITTKLLKAGAKPDQIGIITPYEGQRSYLVQYMQFSGSLHTKLYQEVEIASVDAFQGREKDFIILSCVRANEHQGIGFLNDPRRLNVALTRARYGVIIVGNPKALSKQPLWNHLLNYYKEQKVLVEGPLNNLRESLMQFSKPRKLVNTINPGARFMSTAMYDAREALIPGSVYDRSNTGRPSNMYFQTHDQIGMIGAGPSHVAAMNIPIPFNLVMPPMPPPGYLGQANGPAAGRGALKGKAGRGGRQRNRGMGNHGGGQAHMPNSQASQDVVSQPFSQGPLTQGYISMSQPSQMSQPGLSQPELSQDSYLGDEFKSQIDVALSQDSTYQGERAYQHGGVTGLSQY comes from the exons ATGAGCGTGGAGGCGTACGGGCCGAGCTCACAGACTCTAACCTTCCTGGACACCGAGGAAGCGGAGTTGCTTGGAGCCGATACCCAGGGTTCGGAGTTCGAGTTCACCGACTTCACTTTGCCCAGCCAGACGCAAACGCAAGGCCAAACCCAGAGTCAGCTGGACAACCAG GTGAACGGGCCTGATGGAGTTTTGCAGAACGGAGGGGTCGATGACGGTGTTGCGAAAACCAGCCAGCTCTTGGCTGAACTGAATTttgaggaagatgaagaggacACCTATTACACCAAAGACCTCCCGGTGCATGCTTGCAG CTACTGTGGCATCCATGATCCTGCTTGTGTTGTCTATTGTAACACCAGTAAGAAGTGGTTCTGCAATGGACGTGGCAACACCTCTGGCAG CCACATTGTGAACCACTTGGTGCGAGCCAAGTGCAAAGAAGTGACTCTCCACAAAGACGGGCCTCTGGGGGAGACCGTGCTGGAGTGCTACAACTGCGGCTGTCGCAACGTCTTCCTTCTGGGCTTCATCCCAGCTAAGGCAGATTCTGTGGTGGTGCTTCTCTGCAG GCAGCCATGTGCCAGCCAGAGCAGCCTGAAGGACATCAACTGGGACAGCTCCCAGTGGCAGCCTCTGATCCAGGACCGCTGCTTCCTGTCCTGGCTGGTGAAGATCCCCTCCGAGCAGGAGCAGCTGAGGGCCCGCCAGATCACCGCCCAGCAGATCAACAAGCTGGAGGAGCTCTGGAAG GAAAACCCCACGGCCAccctggaggacctggagaagCCTGGCGTCGATGAGGAGCCCCAGCATGTGCTGCTACGCTATGAGGATGCCTACCAGTACCAGAACATCTTTGGGCCTCTGGTTAAGCTAGAGGCTGACTATGACAAAAAGCTAAAAGAGTCccag ACCCAAGATAATATAACGGTCAGGTGGGACCTTGGGCTGAATAAAAAGCGGATTGCTTATTTCACACTTCCCAAGACGGATTCAG ACATGCGCCTGATGCAGGGAGATGAAATCTGCCTGAGGTACAAGGGAGACCTGGCCCCGCTCTGGAAGGGGATTGGCCACGTCATCAAGGTTCCTGATA ACTACGGGGATGAGATCGCGATCGAGCTGAGGAGCAGCGTCGGGGCTCCTGTGGAGGTGCCGCACAACTTCCAGGTGGATTTCGTCTGGAAATCCACCTCCTTCGACCG GATGCAGAGTGCTCTGAAGACCTTTGCTGTGGACGAGACGTCCGTGTCGGGGTACATCTACCACAAGCTCCTGGGGCATGAGGTTGAGGACGTCATCATCAAATGTCAGCTGCCAAAACGTTTCACTGCACAAGGGCTGCCTGACCTCAACCACTCCCAG GTGTATGCTGTGAAGACTGTGCTGCAGCGACCCCTCAGTCTTATCCAGGGCCCCCCTGGGACCGGTAAGACTGTCACCTCGGCAACCATTGTGTACCACCTGGCCAGGCAAGGCAATGG gcctgtgctggtgtgtgctcCCAGCAACATCGCCGTGGACCAGCTGACTGAGAAGATCCACCAGACCGGACTGAAGGTGGTGAGGCTCTGCGCCAAAAGCCGGGAGGCCATCGACTCCCCCGTGTCCTTCCTGGCTTTGCACAACCAGATCCGCAACATGGACAG CATGCCGGAGCTCCAGAAGCTGCAGCAGCTGAAGGATGAGACCGGGGAGCTGTCCTCCGCGGACGAGAAGCGCTACCGAGCGCTGAAGCGCACGGCCGAGAGGGAGCTGCTCATG aacgCGGACGTGATCTGCTGCACCTGTGTGGGGGCTGGGGACCCCCGTTTGGCCAAGATGCAGTTCCGCTCCATCCTGATTGATGAGAGCACCCAAGCTACTGAGCCGGAGTGCATGGTGCCCGTTGTGCTGGGGGCAAAGCAG CTCATCCTTGTGGGAGACCACTGTCAGCTGGGCCCAGTGGTCATGTGTAAGAAGGCAGCGAAAGCGGGCCTGTCCCAGTCCCTGTTTGAGCGGCTGGTGGTCCTGGGCATCCGACCAATCCGCTTGCAGGTGCAGTACCGCATGCACCCCGCTCTCAGCGCCTTCCCTTCCAACATCTTCTACGAAGGCTCCCTGCAGAACGGAGTCACTGCCG CGGACCGCATCAAGAAGGGCTTCGACTTCCAGTGGCCGCAGCCAGACAAGCCCATGTTCTTCTACGTGACCCAAGGACAGGAAGAAATCGCGAGCTCAGGGACTTCCTATCTGAACAG AACTGAGGCTGCTAACGTGGAGAAGATCACCACCAAGCTGCTGAAGGCCGGGGCCAAGCCGGACCAGATTGGGATCATCACCCCGTATGAGGGCCAGCGTTCCTACCTGGTGCAGTACATGCAGTTCAGTGGGTCCCTGCACACCAAACTTTACCAG GAAGTTGAAATTGCTAGCGTTGATGCCTTCCAAGGCAGAGAGAAGGATTTCATCATCCTGTCGTGTGTCCGAGCCAACGAACATCAGGGCATTGGATTTCTCAATGATCCACGTCGTCTAAACGTGGCTCTTACAAGGGCAAG GTATGGGGTGATCATTGTGGGGAACCCTAAGGCCCTGTCCAAGCAGCCGCTCTGGAACCACCTGCTAAACTACTACAAAGAGCAGAAGGTTCTGGTGGAGGGTCCTCTCAACAACCTGCGCGAGAGCCTCATGCAGTTCAGCAAGCCTCGCAAGCTGGTCAACACCATCAACCCT ggGGCGCGGTTTATGAGCACAGCCATGTACGATGCTCGTGAGGCTCTAATCCCCGGGTCTGTGTACGACCGCAGCaacacag GGCGTCCATCAAACATGTACTTTCAGACCCATGACCAGATTGGCATGATTGGGGCTGGCCCCAGCCACGTGGCTGCCATGAACATCCCTATTCCCTTCAACCTGGTCATGCCCCCCATGCCCCCACCAGGATACCTGGGCCAGGCCAACGGTCCTGCAGCAG GCCGCGGTGCTCTGAAGGGCAAGGCCGGCCGCGGCGGGAGGCAGAGGAACCGCGGCATGGGTAACCATGGCGGTGGGCAGGCCCACATGCCCAACAGCCAGGCCAGCCAGGACGTGGTCTCCCAGCCCTTCTCCCAGGGGCCCCTCACCCAGGGCTACATCTCCATGAGCCAGCCCTCTCAGATGAGCCAGCCCGGTCTGTCCCAGCCTGAACTGTCTCAA GACAGCTACCTGGGTGACGAGTTCAAGTCCCAGATTGATGTGGCCCTGTCCCAGGACTCGACGTACCAGGGCGAACGTGCATACCAACATGGTGGGGTGACTGGACTGTCACAGTACTAG